From the genome of Sediminibacter sp. Hel_I_10:
TAGGATTCTTTTTGTTAATGACGTAAAGTCTACCTTTTCTGCGGACCAATTTACAGTCTGCACTTCTCTTTTTTACTGATGCTCTTACTTTCATCTTGTAATGTTTTTATGAATTCGTTAATCAAACCTAAGTTTAACCTCAGAATAAATTTAGTATCTGTAAGTGATTCGAGCCTTAGTTAAATCGTAAGGACTCATTTCCAATTTTACTTTATCCCCAGGTAACAATTTAATGTAATGCATACGCATTTTACCTGAGATGTGTGCGGTCACGATATGACCATTTTCTAGTTCAACACGAAACATTGCATTTGATAATGCTTCAATAATCGATCCGTCTTGTTCTATTGCTGCTTGTTTTGCCATAGTTCTAGTTTTAAGCTACTGCTTTTCTATTTTTACCAGTTTTCATCAAGCCGTCATAATGCTTATTCAACAAATATGAATTGACTTGCTGCATGGTGTCTATTGCAACTCCAACCATAATTAGTAGCGATGTGCCACCAAAGAATAATGCCCATCCTGCTTGCACATTCATTAACTTAACAATGATCGCTGGGAACACAGCAAGCAAAGCCAAAAATATAGAACCTGGCAATGTAATTTGAGACATTATTTTATCTAAATATTCTGAAGTTTCTGTTCCTGGTCTAATGCCTGGAATAAAACCACCACTCCTTTTTAAATCGTCTGCCATTTTATTGGTAGGTACAGTGATCGCCGTATAAAAATACGTGAAAATGATAATCAATAATGCGAATACTACGTTATACCATAACCCAAATATGTCAGAAAATTGCGCCTGCATCCATTGACCTACTTCACTTGATGAACCAAAGGATTTACCGATCAAACTTGGCACGAACATAATTGCTTGTGCAAAGATAATTGGCATAACACCAGATGCATTCAACTTTAAAGGAAGAAACTGTCTAGATCCAAATACGTTTTTTTCATAGCCACCAGATGCTGTTCTTCTCGCATATTGCACTGCAATCTTACGCACGGCCATAACCAACATAATTGCCGCCATGATAATTACAAACCAAACTACTAGCTCTATCAAGATCATCATGAGACCACCATTACCTCCACCATCTAAACGAGATGCTGCATTTTGAATGAAAGACTGAGGTAAAGTTGCGATAATACCCACCATAATTAATAGTGAAATACCATTACCTATACCTTTATCAGTGATTTTCTCACCCAACCACATTGCAAAGATAGTACCTGTTACCAGAATAATTACAGAAGAGATATAGAATGTTGGTCCTGTACCTAATAAAAATGCTGAAGACGGGATACCAAATGCTGGTTGCAAGCTGGCCAAATAACCTGGAGCTTGAAACAAACAGATAATAATGGTCAACCAACGTGTGATTTGGGTAATTTTCTTTTGCCCACTAGCACCTTCTTTTTGTAGTTTCTGTAAATAAGGAATTGCTATTCCCATTAACTGAACCACAATAGATGCAGAAATATATGGCATAATACCCAAAGCAAATACAGAAGCATTTGCAAAAGCACCACCAGTAAACATATTTAGAATTCCTAAAATACCATCTCCGGTTCCACTTGCAAGTCCTCCCAATTGACTAGCGTCAATACCTGGTAAAACTACTTGCGCACCAAAACGGTACACTAAAAGAAGACCAAGCGTTAGCATGATCCTGTCTTTTAATTCAGTGATTTTCCAAACATTTTTTAATGTATCTATAAATTTCATAGTACTCGTGTCTTATAAAGTTACAGCTTCTCCTCCTGCAGCTTCAATTGCAGATTTTGCTGAAGCGGTAAATTTATGAGCCGTTACTGTCAATTTTGATTTTAGCTCACCGCGTCCAAGAATTTTAACCATTTCATTCTTACCTGCTAAACCTAAGTCTAACAACGTTTGAAAATCTACAGTATCCTTTACTTTTTCCTCATCAACTAAAGCTTGAAGAGTATCAAGATTTACGCCTTGATATTCTACTCTGTTGATGTTTGTAAATCCAAATTTTGGAACACGTCTTTGAAGTGGCATCTGCCCACCTTCAAAACCTACTTTCTTAGAATAACCAGAACGAGATTTGGCTCCTTTGTGACCACGTGTTGCGGTACCACCTTTACCAGAACCTTGTCCACGACCTATTCGTTTTCCTTGATTCTTGACAGAACCTTCTGCTGGTTTTAAATTGCTTAAGTCCATTGTATCTTATTATTTTGATTCCTCTACGGAAACTAAATGTGAAACTTTACTTACCATACCCATAATACTTGGGCTAGCATCATGCTCAATAACCTGTCCTATTTTTCTTAGACCAAGCGACTCTAAAGTACGCTTTTGCGTCTTAGTACGGTTAATTGCGCTTTTTACCTTTGTTACTTTGATTTTCTTTGCCATCGTCCTCGTTATTAACCTTTAAATACTTTTTCTAAAGTGATTCCTCTATCTTTAGCAACAGATTCTGCACTTCTTAATTGTAACAATGCATCGAAAGTAGCTTTAACAACGTTGTGTGGGTTTGAAGAACCTTGAGACTTAGAAAGTACATCATGTACTCCTACTGCTTCAAGAACCGTTCTTACAGCACCACCAGCAATAACTCCTGTACCTGCTGCGGCTGGGATGATATTTACTCTAGCTCCTCCAAATTTACCTTTTTGCTCGTGTGGCAATGTACCTTTAATAATAGGAATTCTTACCAAATTTTTCTTAGCATCTTCTACGGCCTTCGAAATTGCGGTTGCTACGTCTTTAGATTTACCTAAACCATGACCAACTACTCCTGCTTCATCTCCTACAACTACAATAGCTGAGAAACCGAAAGCACGACCACCTTTAGTCACTTTTGTAACTCTTTGTACACCAACTAGACGATCTTTAAGATCGATACCACTTGGTTTTACTAATTCTGCGTTTTTATATTTTTGATACATAATGTCTTAGAATTTAAGTCCGCCTTCTCTTGCGCCTTCAGCTAATGATTTTACTCTACCGTGGTATTGGTACCCTCCTCTATCAAAAGAAATTGTATCAACACCAGCTTTTGAAGCTCTCTCAGCAACAGTCTTACCGACTAGGGTAGCTATTTCTGATTTGGTTCCTTTCTCTGAAGCAATGTCTTTATCTCTTGAAGATGCTGATGCTAATGTTTTACCAGTAACGTCATCTACAATTTGAGCATAAATTTCTTTATTACTTCTATATACAGCTAAGCGTGGTCTTGCCTCTGTTCCAGAGACAACCTTGCGGATTCTGCTTTTTATTCTTAATCTTTTTTCGTTCTTTGTTAATGCCATGACTAATTTTTTAAGCTGATTTACCTGCTTTTCTTCTTAATATTTCACCAACAAACTTGATCCCTTTTCCTTTGTAAGGTTCTGGTCTTCTAAAACCACGTATCTTGGCAGCTACCTGTCCTACTAATTGTTTATCGTGAGAAGTTAACTTCACTATTGGGTTTTTACCTTTTTCAGTAATGGTCTCGATATTGACTTCTGGAGCAATGTCCAAAACAATATTATGAGAGAATCCTAAAGCCAAATCCAATTTTTGTCCTTGGTTTGAGGCTCTATAACCTACACCAACCAACTCTAATTTCTTTGTCCAACCATTAGATACACCTTCAATCATGTTATCCATCAAAGATCTATAAAGACCATGCTTAGCCTTTTGCTCTTTAGTGTCTGCTGATCGAGTGACCCAAATGCTGCCATCCTCTACTTTGATCTTAACGGTATCGAAGTTTTGAGTTAATTCTCCTAACTTTCCTTTAACCGTGACCGTATTATCTTTTACATCTACTGTAACGCCCTCTGGGATCGCTACTGGATTGTTTCCTATTCTTGACATGTTCTTCCTGCTTTAAAATTAGTAAACGTAACAAAGTACTTCGCCACCAACATTATCTCTCTGTGCTTGCTTTCCTGTAATCACGCCATGTGATGTAGAAACGATAGCTATTCCAAGACCATTTAGTATTCTTGGCATCTCGTTAGCACTAGCATACTTACGTAAACCTGGTTTACTGATTCTCTGGATTTTCTTGATAACAGACTCTTTGGTCTCTTTGTTATACTTTAAGGCAATTTTGATGGTGCCTTGAGCCGTTGAGTCATCAAATTTATAACTTAGGATATAGCCCTGATCGAACAATATCTTAGTCATTTCCTTTTTTAAATTAGATGCAGGAATTTCTACAACCCTATGGTTGGCCTTCACTGCATTTCTGATTCTTGTTAAGAAATCAGCAATTGGATCTGTATACATTTATATTAATTTGCGGATGTGGTTTTCGATCTCGAACCGTCGAGAACAAACCTTCAACCAATTTATACGTTTTTGAAGTGCAACGATCTGCACTTTTGGGATGCGTTTAACCGCAATTTACCAAGATGCTTTTTTAACACCTGGTATTAATCCTTGATTTGCCATTTGACGAAACATAACTCTAGAAAGTCCAAAGGTTCTCATGTAACCTTTTGGTCTTCCAGTTAATTTACATCTATTGTGTTGACGAACTGGAGAGGCGTTTTTTGGTAGCTTTTGTAATGCTTCATAGTCACCAGCTTCTTTTAAAGCCTTGCGCTTTTCAGCATATTTAGCAACAGTTTTCGCTCTCTTCACCTCGCGGGCTTTCATTGATTCTTTAGCCATATCTTAGTTCTTTTGAAATGGTAAACCCATTTCAGTTAATAACGATTTTGCTTCTTTGTCAGTCGCCGCAGAAGTTACAAAGCTAATGTCCATCCCGCTAATTCTATTGATTTTATCAATATTCATTTCTGGGAAAATAATTTGCTCTGTAATACCTAAGTTGTAATTTCCTCTACCGTCAAAACCAGTGGCTTTGATTCCGCTAAAGTCTCTTACATTAGGCAATGCAGTTGTAACTAAACGATCTAAAAATTCGTACATGCGTTCTCCTCTTAAGGTAACTCTTGCACCAATTGGCATACCTTTACGTAATTTAAAGGTTGCTACATCTTTCTTAGATATAGTTGCCACAGCTTTTTGACCAGTAATTGCAGTTAATTCATCAACCGCATGATCAACAAGTTTTTTATCGGCAACAGCAGCTCCAACTCCTCTAGATAAAACAATCTTTTTGAGTTTAGGAACTTCCATGACGTTTTTATATCCGAATTCTTCTGTAAGAGCAGAAACAACTTTGTCCTTGTACTCTTGTTTTAATCTTGGAATATAAGCCATAACTATATTACTTCATTTGATTTCTTAGAAAATCTTACTTTCTTGTCATCCTCCATTCTATAACCAACTCTTGTTGTTTCACCTTTAGCGGTTAACAACGATAAATTAGATACGTGGATTGATGCTTCTTTCTCAACAATACCACCTTGAGGATTTTGTGCGCTAGGTTTGGTATGTTTTTTTACCATATTAACACCCTCTACGATGGCTCTGTTCTTATCTGTAAGTACCTTTACAACTTTACCTTCAGATCCTTTATGATCTCCAGCAATAACTTGTACAGTATCTCCTGATTTAATTTTATACTTTGTCATTTTATTAGTCATTAAAGCACCTCTGGTGCCAATGATACAATTTTCATGAATTGCTTATCACGAAGTTCTCTAGCCACTGGTCCAAAAACACGTGTGCCTCTCATCTCTCCTGTTGGATTTAAAAGAACACATGCATTGTCATCAAATCTGATGTAAGAACCATCTGGTCTTCTCACTTCTTTCTTGGTACGTACAACAACTGCTGTTGATACTGCTCCCTTTTTGATGTTTCCATTAGGTGTAGCATCTTTTACCGACACTACAATTTTATCTCCTATAGAAGCGTAACGCTTTTTAGTACCACCCAAAACACGAATGGTCAATACTTCTTTAGCTCCTGTGTTATCGGCAACTTTTAGCCTTGATTCTTGTTGTAACATAATTACTTAGCTCTTTCTATGATTTCTACTAATCTCCAACACTTGGATTTACTTAAAGGTCGTGTTTCCATGATCTTTACCATATCACCAATGTTACAATCGTTTGTTTCGTCATGAGCAACATATTTCTTTGTCTTCAAAACGAACTTTCCGTACATAGGATGTTTTACCTTTTTAGTTTCAGAAACCACAATGGATTTCATCATTTTGTTACTGGTAACAACTCCTATTCGCTCTTTTCTTAAGTTTCTTTTTTCCATCTTTCAGCCAGAATACAATTATTGTATTTCTCTTTTAGTTAATTCTGTCGCAATTCTTGCTACTGAACGTCTAACGTTTCGTAATTGAATTGGATTATCCAAAGGGGATACGGCATGTGCCATTTTTAGGTCTGCGTAACTCTTTTTAGTGTCGGCAAGTTGTTCCTGCAATTCAGACACAGATAGCTTTTTAATTTCTGCTTGCTTCATAATTATTAATATTAAGCTTCGTAATCTCGAGCTATTAAAAACTTAGTTTTTACTGGTAATTTCTGAGCCGCCAAACGAAGTGCTTCTTTTGCAACTTCAATAGGCACACCACCAACTTCAAAGATGATTCTACCTGGCTTAACAACAGCTACCCAATATTCTACTGCACCTTTACCTTTACCCATACGTACCTCTAGAGGCTTCTTGGTAATTGGCTTGTCTGGAAACACTTTGATCCAAAGTTGACCTTCTCTTTTCATGAATCGCGTTGCGGCGATACGAGCGGCTTCAATTTGACGTGATGTCAAAAAGTTTGAGTCTAGTGATTTTATACCAAACATACCATAAGACAACATGTGCCCTCTTCCGGTATTTCCTTTCATACGTCCTTTCTGGACCTTACGAAATTTTGTTCTTTTTGGTTGTAACATTTTTTTTGTCTTTAAAAATTACTTTCTACGGCGTGACTTGTTGTTTCCACCGCGTCCTCCTGCTGGTTTTCCACCTTGTTTCTTAGACAAGCCTACCAATGGAGAAAGTTCTCTTTTACCGTATACTTCACCTTTCATGATCCATACCTTTATACCTAATCTACCATAGGTTGTATGTGCTTCTACCAATGCATAATCGATATCAGCTCTAAAAGTAGATAATGGAATACGGCCTTCTTTGTAGTGCTCGTTACGTGCCATTTCAGCACCATTTAAACGACCACTGATTTGAATCTTGATTCCCTCTGCATTCATTCTTATAGCTGCTGCGATTGCCATTTTAATCGCTCTTCTATAAGAGATACGGTTTTCAATTTGACGCGCTACACTAGATGCAACTAAAAATGCGTCAAGCTCAGGTCTCTTGATTTCAAAGATGTTCAATTGAACCTCTTTACCAGTAATTTTCTTAAGCTCTTCTTTTAACTTGTCTACCTCTTGGCCACCTTTACCGATAATAATACCAGGTCTAGCAGTAGTGATAGTAACGGTTACAAGTTTAAGCGTACGCTCAATAATTACCCTTGATACACTTGCTTTAAATAAACGAGCATGGATATACTTTCTGATTTTATCATCCTCGGCCAATTTATCTCCATAATCATTTCCACCGTACCAGTTGGATTCCCATCCTCTGATAATTCCTAAACGATTTCCGATTGGATTTGTCTTTTGTCCCATATCTCTACTTAAGCTTGAGTGTTATTTTTAGCTCCAATCACGACGGTTACGTGATTTGAACGTTTTCTAATTCTGTGTGCACGACCTTGAGGTGCTGGGCGCAATCTTTTTAACATTGAACCACCATCAACTCTGATCTCTTGTACAAATAAAGCTGCATCTTCAATAGTTGCATCTTCATTTTTAGCTTGCCAGTTAGCAATTGCAGATAACAATAACTTTTCTAGACGACGAGATGCTTCTTTAGAACTAAATCTTAAGATCTGAAGTGCTGTCTCTGCTTCTTTCCCACGTACCAAATCTGCGACTAAACGCATTTTTCTTGGTGAGGTAGGACAGTTATTCAACTTTGCAAAAGCAATTTTCTTTCTGTCTTCCTTAATAGCGTCTGCCATTTGTTTTTTACGACTTCCCATAGCTTACTATTTTTTTCCTTTATTTTTTGCACCAGCGTGGCCTCTAAAAGAACGCGTTGGTGAAAATTCTCCTAACTTGTGACCTACCATGTTTTCAGTTACATAAACCGGTACAAACTGACGACCGTTGTGAACTGCAATCGTTTGTCCAACAAATTCTGGTGAAATCATAGAGGCTCTAGACCACGTTTTGATTACCGTCTTTTTGTTTGAAGCTACATTCTCTGCAACTTTCTTATCTAATTTATAATGGATGTAAGGTCCTTTTTTTAATGAACGTGCCATATGATTTCAATTATTTCTTTCTACGTTCTACGATATATTTGTTACTAGCTTTAGTCTTAGAACGTGTTCTATAACCTTTAGCTGGAATGCCATTTCTTGATCTTGGGTGTCCTCCAGAAGATTTACCTTCACCACCACCCATTGGGTGATCGACTGGGTTCATCACTACTGGTCTAACTCTTGGTCTTCTTCCTAACCATCTAGAACGTCCTGCTTTACCAGAAACCGTTAATTGATGATCTGAATTTGAAACCACACCTACTGTAGCCATACATTCTGCAAGGATCAAGCGTGTCTCGCCAGAAGGAAGTTTTACCGAAGCAAACTTACCATCTCTAGCCATTAACTGAGCAAATGCTCCTGCGCTTCTTGCCATTACAGCACCTTGACCTGGACGTAATTCTATACAGGAAATGATTGTTCCAAAAGGAATTTGACTTAAAGGCATTGCATTTCCTATTTCAGGAGCTATACCTTCTCTACCAGAAACTACATTCTGCCCAACTTGTAAACCATTTTGCGCAATAATGTAACGCTTCTCACCATCTTGATAATTCAATAAAGCAATGAACGCTGTTCTGTTTGGATCGTATTGTATAGAGCTCACTTCTCCAGGAATCCCAGATTTATCTCTCTTGAAATCAATAATACGGTACCTTCTTTTATGACCTCCACCTAATTGGCGTATGGTCATTTTTCCTTGACTGTTTCTACCACCAGATCTTTTATTCGGAACGAGCAAGCTCTTCTCCGGCTTATCAGTAGTGATGGCGTCAAATCCATTTACTACTCTAAAACGCTGAGCTGATGTGATTGGTTTTAATTTTCTTACTGACATTGTCTTAGTCTAAATTTTTAACTATATAAATCAATAGTATCACCTTCCGCCAGTTGTACAATTGCCTTTTTAACAGCATTTGTTTTACCATGTTGCACACCTGTTTTTGTAAAACGGGTACTACGATCTGGACGGACATTCATTGTGCGAACCTTTTCAACAGAAACACCATAAGCTGCCTCAACAGCTTTTTTGATTTCCACCTTGTTCGCCTTCGTATTTACCTGAAACGTGAAACAGTTATTTAATTCACTGTTTGCTGTAGCTTTCTCGGTAATTATAGGTTTAATTAAGATACTCATGGTTTCTATTTACTTAAATTCGATTCTATTCCTTCTAAAGAACCCTCTAAAAGGACAATTTTGTTTGCATTTAAAATTTTATAAGTGCTTAGTTCTGAATTCATTATGACTTCAGACCCCTTAAAATTGCGTGATGACAAATATACATTATTATTTGACGCTCCCAACACAAATAAAGATTTTTTATCTTGAATATCAAGTGCTTTCAAAAGCGCAGTGAAATTTTTGGTCTTTGGCGCATCAAAATTGATGTCTTCCAAAATCACCACAGAATTTTCATTTGCTTTCATACTCAAAGCAGATTTACGTGCCAAGCGCTTTAAATTCTTATTCAATTTGAAGCTGTAATTTCTTGGTCTTGGTCCAAACATACGACCACCACCTTTAAATACACCAGACTTGATACTACCTGCTCTCGCCGTACCTGTACCTTTCTGTTTCTTGATCTTACGCGTACTACCAGAGATCTCTGCTCTTTCCTTAGACTTGTGAGTTCCTTGACGTTGATTTGCCAAGTACTGCTTCACATCTAAATAAACCGCATGATTGTTAGGTTCAATAGCGAACACATCGTTAGAAAGCTCTGCTTGTCTACCTGTGTCTTTTCCGTTGATATCTAAAACTGCTATTTTCATTATTTCTGAATAATTACATAAGAGTTTTTATGTCCTGGAACACAACCTTTAACCACAATTAAGTTCTTTTCTGGAACTACTTTGTAGACTCTTAAATTTTCAACATTCACTCTCACGTCTCCCATTTGACCGGCCATTTTCATTCCCTTAAATACTCTTGCAGGATATGAAGCCGCACCAATAGAACCTGGAGCTCTTAAACGGTTGTGCTGACCATGCGTTGCTTGACCAACTCCACCAAATCCATGACGTTTTACAACACCTTGGAAACCTTTACCTTTAGAAGTACCAGCAATATCAACAAACTCACCTTCAATAAAGTGATCTACTGTGATAGCATCTCCTAGTTTGTAATCTCCTTCAAATCCTTGGAACTCAACGACTTTTCTCTTAACAGAAGTACCAGCTTTTTTGGCGTGGCCAAGTTCAGCTTTAGTAGCACTTTTTTCTGTCTTGTCATCGAAACCAAGTTGAAGGGCTTTGTACCCGTCGACCTCTTCGGTTCTGACTTGGGTAACGATACATGGTCCAGCTTCGATTACTGTACATGGAATGTTTTTTCCATTTTCATCGAAGATGCTGGTCATACCGATTTTTTTTCCTATTAACCCAGACATATTGATTATTGATTTACGATCTCCACTCTCTGGTTTCAACTACTGAAACCTTCAACTTTCAATCCATTGTTATTAATTACTTATTCAAAAAAATTCAGGGCCAAAATACTTCAACCCTGAATGTATTTTTACCGTTTTTCCCGCGACCGCATCGGTGGGACATGTACTTTAACTACGCTCGGCAGTCAATCTAATTAGACCTTAATTTCTACTTCAACGCCACTTGGCAATTCAAGCTTCATCAACGCGTCAATAGTTTTAGAAGATGAAGAGTAGATATCAAGTAACCTCTTATATGAGCTTAATTGAAATTGCTCTCTAGACTTCTTATTAACGTGCGGAGAACGCAAGACCGTAAAGATCTTTTTATGTGTTGGCAACGGGATTGGACCTGTTACTACAGCACCAGTACTTTTTACTGTTTTCACGATTTTATCAGCAGACTTGTCAACTAAATTATAATCGTAAGACTTTAATTTTATTCTTATTTTCTGACTCATATTCTTTTAGTTTTAAGCTTCTACGCCTTTTGCTGCTTTGATAACTTCTTCTGAAATATTTGATGGAGTTTCAGCATAGTGTGAAAATTCCATTGTAGATGTTGCACGTCCTGAAGACAATGTTCTTAATGTAGTTACATAACCGAACATTTCAGATAAAGGCACAGTTGCTTTTACAGTTTTTGCTCCAGCTCTATCACCCATGTGACTCACTTGACCTCTCCTTCTGTTTAAGTCACCAACAATATCACCCATGTTTTCTTCAGGTGTAATAACCTCAAGTTTCATGATTGGTTCCATAATTACTGCTTTAGCAGCTTTAGCTGAATTCTTAAATCCAAGCTTCGCAGCCAACTCAAAAGATAATTGATCTGAATCCACATCGTGATAAGAACCATCCAATAAAGTTACCTTCATTGCATCTACTTCATATCCTGCTAAAGGACCATTGACCATTGCCATTTTGAAACCTTTCTCAATAGAAGGGATAAATTCTTTAGGTACGTTTCCACCTTTAATTTCAGAAACAAACTCTAATCCCAATTTACCTTCTTCTGCAGGCTCTAATCTAAATACGATATCAGCAAACTTACCACGACCACCAGATTGTTTCTTATAAACTTCTCTATGATCTGCAGCTCTTGTGATAGATTCTTTATACTCTACTTGTGGCTGTCCTTGGTTAACCTCTACCTTAAATTCTCTACGTAAACGGTCAACAATAATATCTAAGTGAAGCTCACCCATTCCAGAAATAATAGTCTGGCCAGAAGCTTCATCTGTTCTTGCTGTAAACGTTGGATCTTCTTCTGCCAATTTAGACAACGCCATACCCAATTTATCTACATCTGCCTTAGTTTTAGGCTCTACTGCAATACCAATTACTGGATCAGGAAAGTCCATAGACTCCAATACAATAGGATGTTTCTCATCACTCATGGTATCACCAGTCTTGATGTCTTTAAATCCTACAGCTGCTCCAATATCTCCCGCTTCGATAAAATCAATAGCGTTTTGCTTGTTAGAGTGCATTTGATAGATACGAGAAATACGCTCTTTTTTACCTGAACGGTTGTTCAAAATATAAGAACCTGCATCTAGTCTACCAGAATATGCTCTAAAAAATGCCAAACGACCTACGAAAGGATCTGTTGCAATTTTAAATGCTAATGCTGCAAACGGCTCATCAACGTGAGGCTTACGC
Proteins encoded in this window:
- the rplB gene encoding 50S ribosomal protein L2, whose translation is MSVRKLKPITSAQRFRVVNGFDAITTDKPEKSLLVPNKRSGGRNSQGKMTIRQLGGGHKRRYRIIDFKRDKSGIPGEVSSIQYDPNRTAFIALLNYQDGEKRYIIAQNGLQVGQNVVSGREGIAPEIGNAMPLSQIPFGTIISCIELRPGQGAVMARSAGAFAQLMARDGKFASVKLPSGETRLILAECMATVGVVSNSDHQLTVSGKAGRSRWLGRRPRVRPVVMNPVDHPMGGGEGKSSGGHPRSRNGIPAKGYRTRSKTKASNKYIVERRKK
- the rplD gene encoding 50S ribosomal protein L4, yielding MKIAVLDINGKDTGRQAELSNDVFAIEPNNHAVYLDVKQYLANQRQGTHKSKERAEISGSTRKIKKQKGTGTARAGSIKSGVFKGGGRMFGPRPRNYSFKLNKNLKRLARKSALSMKANENSVVILEDINFDAPKTKNFTALLKALDIQDKKSLFVLGASNNNVYLSSRNFKGSEVIMNSELSTYKILNANKIVLLEGSLEGIESNLSK
- the rpsJ gene encoding 30S ribosomal protein S10, with product MSQKIRIKLKSYDYNLVDKSADKIVKTVKSTGAVVTGPIPLPTHKKIFTVLRSPHVNKKSREQFQLSSYKRLLDIYSSSSKTIDALMKLELPSGVEVEIKV
- the rplC gene encoding 50S ribosomal protein L3, which encodes MSGLIGKKIGMTSIFDENGKNIPCTVIEAGPCIVTQVRTEEVDGYKALQLGFDDKTEKSATKAELGHAKKAGTSVKRKVVEFQGFEGDYKLGDAITVDHFIEGEFVDIAGTSKGKGFQGVVKRHGFGGVGQATHGQHNRLRAPGSIGAASYPARVFKGMKMAGQMGDVRVNVENLRVYKVVPEKNLIVVKGCVPGHKNSYVIIQK
- the rplW gene encoding 50S ribosomal protein L23 yields the protein MSILIKPIITEKATANSELNNCFTFQVNTKANKVEIKKAVEAAYGVSVEKVRTMNVRPDRSTRFTKTGVQHGKTNAVKKAIVQLAEGDTIDLYS
- the rplV gene encoding 50S ribosomal protein L22; its protein translation is MGSRKKQMADAIKEDRKKIAFAKLNNCPTSPRKMRLVADLVRGKEAETALQILRFSSKEASRRLEKLLLSAIANWQAKNEDATIEDAALFVQEIRVDGGSMLKRLRPAPQGRAHRIRKRSNHVTVVIGAKNNTQA
- the fusA gene encoding elongation factor G, coding for MAQRDLKYTRNIGIAAHIDAGKTTTTERILFYTGVSHKIGEVHDGAATMDWMEQEQERGITITSAATTCTWKFPMENAEPLPETKDYHFNIIDTPGHVDFTVEVNRSLRVLDGLVFLFSAVDGVEPQSETNWRLADNYKVPRIGFVNKMDRQGSNFLAVCQQVKDMLKSNAVPIVLNIGDEVDFKGIIDLVKNRAIVWHDDTQGATFDVIEIPEELKAEAKKYRALLIEEVAGYDENLLEKFMEDEDSITEEEVHAALRAAVMDMAIIPMICGSAFKNKGVQFLLDAVCRYLPAPTDKEGIIGINPDTDKEELRKPHVDEPFAALAFKIATDPFVGRLAFFRAYSGRLDAGSYILNNRSGKKERISRIYQMHSNKQNAIDFIEAGDIGAAVGFKDIKTGDTMSDEKHPIVLESMDFPDPVIGIAVEPKTKADVDKLGMALSKLAEEDPTFTARTDEASGQTIISGMGELHLDIIVDRLRREFKVEVNQGQPQVEYKESITRAADHREVYKKQSGGRGKFADIVFRLEPAEEGKLGLEFVSEIKGGNVPKEFIPSIEKGFKMAMVNGPLAGYEVDAMKVTLLDGSYHDVDSDQLSFELAAKLGFKNSAKAAKAVIMEPIMKLEVITPEENMGDIVGDLNRRRGQVSHMGDRAGAKTVKATVPLSEMFGYVTTLRTLSSGRATSTMEFSHYAETPSNISEEVIKAAKGVEA
- the rpsS gene encoding 30S ribosomal protein S19 yields the protein MARSLKKGPYIHYKLDKKVAENVASNKKTVIKTWSRASMISPEFVGQTIAVHNGRQFVPVYVTENMVGHKLGEFSPTRSFRGHAGAKNKGKK